The following coding sequences are from one Methanosarcina sp. WWM596 window:
- the cfbE gene encoding coenzyme F430 synthase yields MDLFRKKLAVLDLTHGGIPIAKKLAALGNDVSGVDVYGTVDQALLGELEDKYGIRCSKSPLPVSKLDLLIAPVHLDPAYPMLSQARSEGKIVLSHHEATGKILQDDPELSGIRIVEITGVKAKTSTASLLADMLSRRFEVVLHTSRGLEAWKDGVPFLIYRGLSITPGSILTAIEKSLEAGIKPELFIFEISIGGTGAADLGILTTLSPDYGIANNTSLASDAKLQLILKAKSGSTLLLNAGAEKALVAAKGSRAKILTFKDPFYAESQVKTSEVPDFVLETEAGTAKSSAIPESSTPKEQAITPEASGSALHFLHRGEELFTASLRPGYNSLAYRTAFVAASAAALELGVERKAVVSVLEEFRGLSGRMQEKELNGTSLVDNSNSGMDILSAEKALEYALLKKKDEKKRSIILVLGEEASQVCEGLSPVSVQEFVEKFGIKCRHIILVGERMKAVAAKNVSYAGNLPEGLLKASELAGTEDIILSSVKCFR; encoded by the coding sequence ATGGACCTTTTCCGGAAGAAGCTCGCCGTGCTCGACCTGACCCACGGCGGCATTCCAATCGCAAAAAAACTCGCAGCTCTGGGAAATGATGTGTCAGGAGTAGACGTTTACGGGACCGTAGACCAGGCGCTGCTCGGGGAGCTTGAGGATAAGTACGGCATACGCTGTTCAAAATCTCCTCTCCCTGTATCCAAATTAGATCTCCTTATAGCGCCTGTGCATCTGGACCCTGCCTATCCCATGCTTTCCCAAGCCAGGTCAGAAGGAAAAATAGTTCTCTCACACCACGAAGCCACAGGGAAAATCCTGCAGGACGACCCTGAGCTTTCGGGTATAAGAATAGTTGAGATAACAGGCGTAAAAGCAAAGACAAGCACTGCATCCCTGCTTGCCGACATGCTCTCCCGCAGATTTGAAGTCGTGCTCCATACCTCGCGCGGGCTTGAAGCCTGGAAAGATGGTGTCCCTTTTCTTATTTACAGGGGCCTGAGCATCACTCCCGGAAGTATCCTGACAGCCATTGAAAAAAGTCTTGAGGCCGGAATCAAGCCAGAATTATTTATCTTTGAAATCTCGATAGGAGGTACGGGTGCCGCAGACCTCGGAATCCTGACAACCCTTTCCCCTGATTACGGGATTGCAAACAATACTTCCCTTGCAAGTGATGCAAAGCTCCAGCTCATCCTGAAAGCAAAATCCGGAAGCACCCTTCTTCTCAACGCCGGGGCAGAAAAAGCTCTTGTGGCTGCAAAAGGAAGCCGGGCAAAGATTCTCACCTTTAAGGACCCGTTTTATGCAGAGTCCCAGGTAAAGACGTCTGAAGTTCCCGATTTTGTTCTGGAAACTGAAGCCGGGACTGCGAAATCCTCAGCTATTCCAGAATCGTCAACCCCCAAAGAACAGGCGATCACTCCCGAAGCTTCAGGCTCTGCCCTGCATTTTCTTCACAGAGGGGAAGAACTTTTTACAGCTTCCCTGCGCCCTGGATATAACAGTTTGGCATACAGGACAGCCTTTGTTGCAGCTTCTGCAGCCGCTCTCGAACTTGGGGTTGAGCGAAAAGCTGTTGTTTCCGTACTTGAAGAATTCAGGGGGCTTTCAGGCAGGATGCAGGAAAAAGAGCTTAATGGGACTTCCCTGGTTGACAATTCCAACTCCGGAATGGACATCCTTTCTGCAGAAAAAGCCCTTGAGTACGCTCTCCTGAAGAAAAAGGATGAAAAAAAGAGAAGTATAATCCTTGTCCTCGGAGAAGAAGCCTCTCAGGTCTGTGAGGGACTGTCTCCGGTCTCAGTGCAGGAATTTGTAGAAAAGTTCGGTATTAAGTGCAGGCATATCATACTCGTCGGAGAGCGGATGAAGGCAGTAGCTGCTAAAAATGTCTCTTATGCAGGCAACCTTCCGGAAGGGCTCTTGAAAGCTTCGGAACTTGCAGGCACGGAAGATATTATCCTCTCCTCAGTAAAATGTTTCCGTTGA
- the cfbA gene encoding sirohydrochlorin nickelochelatase, with product MTEKLGILAIGHGSKLPYNKEVVSQIADYIAQKYSDVVVRAGFMENSEPTLEEAIASFAGTGVTKISAVPVFLASGVHITKDIPKILNLDENGIGTLEIDGKAVPLCYAKPLGADSLIADLVFKRVQESL from the coding sequence ATGACAGAGAAACTCGGAATCCTGGCCATCGGCCACGGGAGCAAGCTTCCTTACAACAAGGAAGTAGTCAGCCAGATCGCAGATTACATCGCCCAGAAGTACTCTGATGTTGTTGTTAGAGCCGGCTTTATGGAAAACAGTGAGCCAACCCTGGAAGAAGCAATTGCAAGCTTTGCAGGTACAGGAGTAACAAAGATATCAGCAGTACCTGTTTTCCTGGCTTCAGGCGTCCATATCACAAAGGATATTCCTAAAATCCTGAATCTTGATGAAAACGGCATCGGAACCCTGGAAATTGATGGGAAAGCAGTTCCCCTCTGCTACGCAAAACCCCTCGGAGCCGACTCCCTGATAGCTGACCTTGTCTTTAAAAGGGTTCAGGAATCCCTATAA
- the tnpB gene encoding IS200/IS605 family element RNA-guided endonuclease TnpB: protein MMQAFKFRLYPTTTQAIQLNQHIGSCRFVYNWALDQKIKTYEQTGESISRFDLNKLIPTLKASNEWLGEVNSQSLQGMTKQVESAFTRFFREKTGFPKFKSKKNPIQSFPVPQHYTVNFENNTIKLPKIEPIKAVLHRKFEGEPKTATVSRTCKGHYYISILVEDGKELPVKEAFTESTTVGIDVGIKDFAVLSTGEKVENPKYLKNSLKRLKVLQKRVSRKQKGSKNRAKAKRRLAVLHDKITNQRNDFQNKLSFRLVSENQAVALETLNVKGMVKNHHLAQAISDSAWSSFVTKLEYKAQWFGKTVLRIGQFGPSSKLCSVCGYHNKELQLKDREWICPDCKTKHDRDINAAINIKKFALIDQNLIGL from the coding sequence ATGATGCAAGCGTTCAAATTTAGACTCTATCCTACAACTACACAAGCTATTCAATTGAATCAGCATATAGGTAGCTGTAGATTTGTCTATAATTGGGCACTTGACCAGAAAATTAAAACTTATGAGCAGACAGGGGAATCAATTTCCAGATTTGACTTAAACAAATTAATTCCTACTCTAAAGGCTTCTAATGAGTGGTTAGGAGAAGTTAACTCTCAATCATTACAGGGGATGACTAAGCAGGTTGAATCCGCTTTCACTAGATTCTTTAGAGAGAAAACAGGGTTTCCAAAGTTCAAATCAAAAAAGAATCCGATACAGTCTTTCCCTGTACCTCAACACTACACTGTAAACTTTGAAAATAATACTATCAAGCTTCCTAAAATAGAACCAATTAAAGCAGTTCTTCACAGGAAGTTTGAAGGAGAGCCTAAAACGGCTACGGTATCAAGGACATGTAAAGGACATTACTACATCAGTATCCTTGTTGAAGATGGAAAAGAACTTCCAGTAAAGGAAGCTTTCACAGAATCAACAACAGTAGGAATTGATGTAGGTATCAAAGACTTTGCTGTCCTTTCAACAGGAGAAAAGGTTGAGAATCCAAAGTACTTGAAAAACTCTCTTAAAAGGCTCAAAGTATTACAGAAAAGAGTCTCAAGGAAACAGAAAGGCTCTAAGAACAGGGCAAAAGCTAAACGAAGACTTGCTGTACTGCATGACAAAATAACAAATCAGAGAAATGACTTCCAGAACAAACTCTCTTTTAGACTTGTTAGCGAAAACCAAGCTGTAGCTCTGGAAACTCTAAATGTTAAAGGCATGGTTAAGAATCATCACTTAGCACAGGCTATAAGTGATTCTGCGTGGAGTAGTTTTGTAACAAAGTTGGAATATAAGGCTCAATGGTTTGGAAAAACCGTCCTGAGAATAGGACAATTTGGACCCTCTTCTAAGCTATGTAGTGTGTGTGGATACCACAATAAAGAGCTTCAGCTAAAAGACAGAGAATGGATTTGTCCAGACTGTAAAACCAAACACGATAGAGACATTAATGCCGCTATCAATATCAAAAAATTCGCTCTCATAGATCAGAATCTAATTGGATTATGA
- a CDS encoding DUF2892 domain-containing protein encodes MITDFGEFVRGDRVRARTSPEINEAIDREIAATVRFYASKTHYEISKRIGELDNEWDIGRFIEFRAGVVSMIGVMLGLKKSKKWFILPLIAATFLLQYAILGWCPPVPVLRRFGIRTKQEINVEKYALKALRGDFDRVASQ; translated from the coding sequence TTGATAACTGATTTTGGTGAATTCGTAAGGGGAGACAGGGTAAGAGCCAGAACCTCTCCCGAAATTAACGAGGCAATCGACCGCGAAATTGCAGCAACAGTCCGATTCTATGCGAGCAAGACCCATTACGAGATTTCAAAAAGAATCGGAGAGCTCGATAATGAATGGGATATAGGACGTTTTATTGAATTTCGTGCGGGGGTAGTTTCTATGATTGGAGTGATGCTTGGTTTAAAAAAGAGCAAGAAATGGTTTATCCTGCCCTTAATAGCTGCAACCTTCCTGCTTCAATATGCTATACTGGGCTGGTGCCCTCCGGTACCTGTGCTCAGAAGATTTGGTATCCGTACGAAACAGGAGATTAACGTGGAAAAATATGCCCTGAAAGCTCTGCGTGGAGACTTTGACAGAGTTGCTTCTCAGTAA
- a CDS encoding transglutaminase family protein, producing MKVSKFIFLIFLVSLTAGCMDTGSLKENIVTDEVNKLLPEGAVQENEFKAEETDLTGVGERVESITPRGIPEVPTYPKEKSGAVYPKEYRLLSQNFQRAIGSGEERVGEEVFNITGKTSGYNMEDACAVFNYVNRNWQYRYDKNAEFFFGASQTIDSGYVGDCDDYSIVMSALLKNMGFNTRVVTAYNESYGHAYPELYIGNDRDTAYRILDYISEKYPSARNIWYSERFLGEGQAKQYWLNFDWSGSNGYRHPGGEYFRGACIIYYPNGLIEF from the coding sequence GTGAAGGTTTCAAAATTTATATTTCTTATTTTTCTTGTCTCACTGACAGCCGGCTGTATGGATACTGGCAGCCTTAAGGAGAACATTGTCACTGATGAGGTGAATAAACTCCTGCCTGAAGGAGCTGTCCAGGAAAATGAGTTCAAAGCCGAAGAGACTGATCTTACCGGAGTTGGCGAAAGAGTTGAAAGTATTACCCCCCGGGGGATACCTGAGGTGCCCACTTATCCCAAAGAAAAGTCAGGTGCTGTTTATCCAAAAGAATACAGATTGCTGTCTCAGAACTTCCAGAGAGCTATAGGATCAGGAGAGGAAAGGGTCGGAGAAGAGGTCTTCAATATCACGGGAAAGACTTCAGGATACAATATGGAAGATGCCTGTGCAGTTTTTAATTACGTAAACAGGAATTGGCAGTACAGGTATGACAAAAACGCCGAGTTTTTCTTCGGGGCTTCCCAGACTATCGACAGTGGATATGTAGGGGACTGTGATGATTACTCAATTGTTATGTCTGCCCTTTTGAAAAATATGGGATTCAATACAAGGGTAGTTACGGCATACAACGAGTCTTATGGGCACGCTTATCCCGAACTCTACATAGGGAATGACAGGGATACGGCGTACAGGATACTGGATTATATTTCAGAAAAATACCCCTCTGCCAGGAATATCTGGTACTCGGAAAGATTCCTTGGAGAGGGGCAGGCAAAGCAATACTGGCTCAACTTCGACTGGAGCGGGTCAAACGGATACAGACATCCCGGAGGCGAATACTTCCGTGGGGCGTGTATTATATACTACCCAAACGGCCTGATCGAGTTCTAA